The following are encoded in a window of Bacillus sp. SORGH_AS_0510 genomic DNA:
- the pfkA gene encoding 6-phosphofructokinase: MKRIGVLTSGGDSPGMNPAIRAVVRKAIFHNVEVYGIYGGYAGLISGNIKKLELGSVGDIIHRGGTMLHSARCLEFKTKEGQQKGIEQLKAHGIEGLVVIGGDGSYMGAKALTEHGFPCVGVPGTIDNDIPGTELTIGFDTALNTVIDAVDKIRDTATSHERTFVIEVMGRDAGDIALWAGLAGGAETILIPEENYDMNEIAERLRKGQERGKKHSIIIVAEGVCSGVEFAKQLSEATNFDTRVSVLGHIQRGGSPTAADRVLASRLGARAVELLIEGKGGRAVGIEKNQLVDYDIIEALGRKHTLDLDLFKLSKELSI, encoded by the coding sequence ATGAAAAGAATAGGAGTACTTACGAGCGGTGGAGACTCTCCAGGGATGAATCCAGCAATTCGTGCCGTTGTACGGAAGGCAATTTTTCATAATGTAGAGGTTTATGGTATTTATGGCGGCTATGCAGGTTTAATTTCTGGTAATATTAAAAAGCTTGAGTTAGGATCTGTGGGTGACATCATACATCGTGGTGGTACTATGCTCCATTCAGCACGCTGTTTAGAGTTTAAAACAAAAGAAGGTCAGCAAAAAGGAATCGAACAATTGAAAGCACATGGAATTGAAGGTCTTGTTGTCATTGGTGGAGATGGTTCCTATATGGGAGCAAAAGCTTTAACAGAGCATGGGTTTCCGTGTGTAGGTGTACCGGGCACGATTGATAACGATATTCCTGGTACGGAGCTGACAATAGGATTTGATACCGCTTTAAATACAGTAATTGACGCGGTCGATAAGATTCGTGACACCGCTACATCACATGAAAGAACGTTTGTTATCGAAGTAATGGGACGCGATGCTGGTGATATTGCTTTATGGGCAGGTCTTGCAGGTGGTGCAGAAACAATCTTAATTCCTGAAGAAAATTATGATATGAACGAAATTGCTGAAAGACTTCGCAAGGGTCAAGAGCGCGGAAAGAAACATAGTATTATCATTGTGGCTGAAGGAGTTTGCAGTGGAGTCGAATTTGCTAAGCAACTTTCAGAAGCAACGAATTTTGATACAAGGGTATCTGTTTTAGGTCATATTCAGCGTGGGGGGTCTCCAACTGCAGCTGACCGTGTACTTGCAAGTAGATTGGGTGCTAGGGCAGTCGAGCTTTTAATCGAAGGTAAAGGCGGTCGTGCAGTAGGTATTGAAAAGAATCAGTTAGTTGATTATGACATTATTGAAGCTTTAGGTAGAAAACATACATTGGACTTAGATCTTTTCAAATTGTCCAAGGAATTATCAATTTAA
- the pyk gene encoding pyruvate kinase — MLRKTKIVCTIGPASESVEKLTQLINSGMNVARLNFSHGDFEEHGARIRNIREASKQTGKTVAILLDTKGPEIRTNNMMNGAIELKAGENIIVSMNEVEGTTEKFSVTYPGLIDDVHVGSKILLDDGLIGLEVTEVNKSANEIHTKILNSGTLKNKKGVNVPGVSVNLPGITEKDTKDILFGIEQGIDFIAASFVRRAKDVLEIRQLLEENNATHIHIIPKIENQEGVDNIDEILEISDGLMVARGDLGVEIPAEEVPLVQKMLIKKCNALGKPVITATQMLDSMQRNPRPTRAEASDVANAIFDGTDAIMLSGETAAGLYPVEAVQTMHNIASRAEQALDHKEILSNRSKDTGHNLTDAIGQSVAHTALNLEVNAIITPTESGHTARMISKYRSKSPIVAVTANDHVCRRLSLVWGVYPQIGRMATTTDEMLDIAVEESVNSGIVKHGDLVVITAGVPVGEAGTTNLMKIHVVGDIITKAQGIGRKSAFGKVVIAHDAKEALEKVKAGSILVTLGTDRDMVPALEKCAALITQEGGLTSHAAVVGLNLGIPVIVGVDNALELFKEGQEITVDSARGVIYNGHASVL; from the coding sequence ATGCTACGAAAAACAAAAATCGTGTGTACGATTGGTCCTGCTAGTGAAAGTGTTGAAAAATTAACTCAATTAATTAATTCTGGGATGAATGTTGCTCGTTTGAATTTTTCTCACGGGGATTTTGAAGAACATGGTGCTCGAATTAGAAATATTCGAGAAGCCTCAAAACAAACTGGAAAAACAGTAGCAATCCTGCTAGATACAAAAGGTCCAGAGATTCGTACGAACAATATGATGAATGGTGCAATTGAGCTTAAGGCTGGAGAAAATATCATTGTTTCCATGAATGAAGTGGAAGGAACTACTGAAAAATTCTCTGTTACATATCCAGGTTTAATTGATGATGTACATGTTGGCTCTAAAATTCTCTTAGATGACGGCTTGATTGGTCTTGAAGTAACTGAGGTAAATAAATCTGCAAATGAAATCCACACAAAGATCTTGAATAGTGGAACATTAAAAAATAAAAAAGGTGTTAACGTTCCGGGAGTATCGGTTAACCTACCGGGAATCACTGAAAAGGATACAAAAGATATTCTATTCGGAATTGAGCAAGGTATTGATTTCATCGCGGCATCTTTCGTTCGTCGTGCAAAAGATGTGTTAGAAATCCGCCAGCTTTTAGAGGAAAACAACGCTACACATATTCATATCATCCCTAAAATTGAAAACCAAGAAGGTGTGGACAACATCGATGAAATCCTCGAAATTTCTGATGGTTTGATGGTTGCGCGTGGGGATCTTGGTGTAGAAATTCCAGCTGAAGAGGTTCCTCTTGTTCAAAAGATGTTAATTAAAAAATGTAATGCCCTTGGTAAACCGGTAATTACTGCTACACAAATGCTTGATTCGATGCAACGTAATCCAAGACCTACACGTGCGGAAGCTAGTGACGTTGCCAATGCTATTTTTGATGGTACGGATGCAATTATGTTATCAGGTGAAACGGCTGCTGGATTATACCCGGTTGAAGCTGTTCAAACAATGCACAATATTGCTTCAAGAGCTGAACAAGCATTAGACCATAAAGAAATTTTGTCTAACCGAAGTAAAGACACTGGCCATAATTTGACGGATGCAATTGGACAATCAGTTGCGCATACAGCATTAAACCTAGAAGTAAATGCTATTATCACACCAACTGAAAGTGGACACACTGCAAGAATGATTTCTAAGTATCGCTCAAAATCCCCTATTGTTGCTGTAACAGCTAATGACCATGTATGTCGTCGCTTATCTTTAGTATGGGGAGTGTATCCTCAAATCGGAAGAATGGCTACAACTACTGATGAAATGCTTGATATCGCAGTAGAAGAGAGTGTTAACAGTGGAATTGTTAAGCATGGTGATTTAGTGGTTATCACTGCAGGAGTTCCTGTGGGTGAAGCTGGCACAACTAACTTAATGAAGATTCATGTAGTTGGCGATATTATTACTAAAGCACAAGGAATTGGACGCAAATCTGCATTTGGAAAAGTTGTCATTGCACATGATGCAAAGGAAGCTTTAGAAAAAGTAAAAGCGGGTTCTATTCTGGTCACACTTGGAACAGATCGTGATATGGTTCCTGCATTAGAAAAATGTGCGGCTCTAATTACACAAGAGGGCGGATTAACCAGCCATGCAGCAGTTGTCGGTCTAAACCTTGGAATCCCAGTTATTGTTGGGGTAGACAATGCATTGGAACTATTTAAAGAAGGTCAAGAAATCACAGTTGATTCAGCGAGAGGCGTTATTTACAACGGGCACGCTAGTGTTCTTTAA
- a CDS encoding FxsA family protein — MRYLFLLIIIVPTIDIGLLLLSGKTIGFWPTFAIILSTGVLGAYMAKREGMQTIKRAREQLQYGEIPGEAVLDGICIIIGGTLLITPGFVTDITGFLLLFPLTRQPFKYLLKTLWRRRIDKGNIKIIK; from the coding sequence ATGCGGTATTTATTTTTGTTGATCATTATCGTTCCAACGATTGATATTGGGCTTCTACTTCTGTCTGGAAAAACGATAGGCTTTTGGCCAACTTTTGCAATCATCTTATCAACGGGCGTCCTTGGTGCCTATATGGCAAAGCGAGAAGGAATGCAGACGATTAAGAGGGCAAGAGAACAGCTACAATATGGAGAGATCCCTGGTGAGGCCGTTTTAGATGGAATATGTATTATCATCGGCGGAACACTCTTAATTACACCTGGATTCGTTACTGATATTACAGGATTTTTATTACTATTCCCACTAACAAGACAACCATTTAAATACCTCCTGAAGACCCTATGGCGAAGAAGAATAGATAAAGGGAACATAAAAATCATAAAATAA
- the ytvI gene encoding sporulation integral membrane protein YtvI yields MNVKYINRTIRFVLVIGAIVLALYSFYYLSKVTYPFLIGLVIAFLINPLVNFFEHKVKMPRALAVLIGLIIIFAFFAGLVTLLVAEIVSGAAYLAKVVPEHLDTLIEYIENYFTGQIIPLYNQLTSVFNKLDAGQQNTIIGNIQNVGKRIGTTVGSFIQGLFGNIPNILSWFPNAATVIIFSLLATFFISKDWYRLSTIGGKLLPERAKTSGQTVFIDLKKALFGFIKAQLTLISITTVIILIGLLILRVDYAITIALLTGIVDIIPYLGTGVVFVPWIIYSAISGNMALAIGLGVLYIIVLVQRQIMEPKILSSNIGLDPLATLIALFVGFKTIGFLGLIVGPVTLVIISTLYRANVFHDMWAFIKGK; encoded by the coding sequence TTGAACGTTAAGTACATAAACCGAACTATTCGATTTGTTCTAGTAATCGGCGCCATTGTCTTAGCACTATACTCTTTTTATTATTTGTCAAAAGTTACATATCCATTTTTAATTGGTCTCGTTATCGCCTTTTTAATTAATCCTCTCGTCAATTTTTTTGAACACAAGGTAAAAATGCCGCGTGCTCTAGCCGTTCTCATTGGTCTCATCATTATCTTTGCCTTTTTCGCAGGATTAGTTACCCTTCTAGTAGCTGAAATTGTCTCAGGGGCTGCCTACTTGGCAAAAGTTGTTCCAGAGCATCTTGATACACTAATAGAATATATCGAGAACTATTTTACGGGCCAGATTATCCCCCTCTATAATCAATTAACGAGTGTATTTAATAAGCTCGATGCAGGTCAGCAGAATACCATCATCGGAAATATTCAAAATGTGGGAAAAAGGATTGGAACAACTGTAGGTTCATTTATCCAAGGATTGTTCGGAAATATTCCTAATATTTTATCCTGGTTCCCAAATGCTGCTACCGTCATAATCTTCTCTTTATTGGCTACCTTCTTTATTAGTAAAGATTGGTATCGTTTATCCACCATAGGAGGCAAACTTTTACCTGAAAGGGCAAAAACTAGCGGACAAACGGTTTTTATTGACCTAAAAAAAGCATTATTTGGTTTTATAAAAGCCCAACTAACACTAATCTCAATCACAACGGTTATCATTCTTATTGGATTGCTAATCCTAAGGGTGGATTATGCGATTACCATTGCGCTTCTAACAGGCATTGTCGATATTATTCCGTACCTTGGAACAGGCGTTGTGTTCGTACCTTGGATTATTTATTCTGCTATTTCAGGAAATATGGCTCTAGCCATTGGATTAGGTGTTCTTTATATTATTGTGCTCGTTCAAAGACAAATAATGGAGCCAAAGATTCTCTCCTCAAATATTGGGCTTGATCCACTTGCTACCCTAATCGCCTTATTTGTCGGATTTAAAACCATTGGTTTTTTGGGATTAATCGTTGGTCCCGTAACCCTAGTTATCATAAGCACTCTGTACCGCGCCAATGTGTTTCATGATATGTGGGCATTTATAAAAGGAAAATAG
- a CDS encoding DUF441 domain-containing protein has translation MVSESLLFLLLLLVIGFIAKNSSLMLAVGVLLILKAGGLDSKSFSFLQSKGINWGVTIITIAVLAPIASGEIGFKDLTSAFKSSYAWIALIAGMAVALLAKGGVKLLADDPQITTALVLGTILSVSLFKGVAVGPLIGAGIAYAAMKVFSFFS, from the coding sequence ATGGTTAGTGAATCCTTACTTTTTCTTTTATTGCTGTTGGTTATTGGTTTTATAGCTAAGAATAGTTCGTTAATGTTGGCTGTTGGAGTGCTACTTATATTGAAAGCTGGCGGGTTGGATTCGAAGTCCTTTTCCTTTTTGCAATCAAAAGGAATCAATTGGGGAGTGACAATTATAACGATTGCTGTCCTGGCACCAATTGCTAGCGGGGAGATAGGATTTAAAGATCTTACAAGTGCATTTAAGTCTTCGTATGCCTGGATTGCATTAATAGCGGGAATGGCTGTTGCTTTACTTGCAAAAGGAGGTGTGAAGTTACTTGCGGATGATCCTCAAATAACAACTGCATTAGTATTAGGAACCATTCTTTCGGTTTCTCTTTTTAAAGGAGTTGCAGTAGGCCCTTTAATTGGTGCCGGCATTGCCTATGCAGCGATGAAAGTATTTAGTTTTTTTTCATAA
- the citZ gene encoding citrate synthase produces MTVTRGLEGVVATTSSISSIIDDTLTYVGYDIDDLAKNASFEEVIYLLWHRQLPNAEQLAELKQQLAENAALPQEVIEHFKMYPINKVHPMAALRSAVSLLGLYDDEADLMEPDANYRKAVRLQAKMPAIVTTFARVRKGLDPIAPRKDLSFAANFLYMLTGEVPKDIAVEAIDKALVLHADHELNASTFTARVCVATLSDVYSGVTAAIGALKGPLHGGANEAVMKMLTEIGTIENVDPYVRGKLEKKEKIMGFGHRVYRQGDPRAKHLKEMSKKLTELTGEPHWYDMSVKIEGIVTGEKKLPPNVDFYSASVYHSLGIDHDLMTPIFAVSRVSGWLAHILEQYDNNRLIRPRAEYTGPGMQKYVPIEERV; encoded by the coding sequence ATGACAGTAACACGCGGTCTTGAAGGGGTAGTGGCAACAACTTCTTCCATCAGCTCTATTATTGATGACACGCTAACATATGTTGGCTATGACATCGATGATTTAGCTAAGAATGCAAGCTTTGAGGAAGTTATTTATTTATTATGGCACCGCCAACTGCCAAATGCAGAACAATTAGCTGAATTAAAGCAGCAGCTTGCTGAAAATGCTGCACTTCCACAAGAAGTGATTGAGCATTTTAAAATGTACCCAATCAATAAAGTACACCCAATGGCGGCACTTCGTTCAGCTGTTTCACTTCTAGGTTTATACGATGACGAAGCAGATTTAATGGAGCCTGATGCTAACTATCGAAAAGCAGTTAGACTTCAAGCAAAAATGCCTGCCATCGTTACTACATTTGCTCGTGTAAGAAAAGGTCTTGATCCAATTGCTCCAAGAAAGGATTTAAGCTTTGCTGCTAACTTCCTTTACATGTTAACAGGAGAAGTGCCAAAGGACATTGCTGTTGAAGCAATTGATAAAGCGCTTGTCTTACATGCTGACCATGAATTAAATGCTTCCACTTTTACTGCACGTGTGTGTGTGGCTACATTGTCTGATGTATACTCTGGAGTAACTGCTGCAATCGGTGCCTTAAAGGGACCTCTTCATGGAGGAGCAAATGAAGCTGTAATGAAGATGCTTACGGAAATTGGAACAATTGAAAATGTTGATCCATATGTTCGCGGGAAACTTGAAAAGAAAGAAAAAATTATGGGCTTTGGTCACAGAGTGTACCGTCAAGGTGATCCACGTGCAAAGCACTTAAAAGAAATGTCTAAGAAATTAACAGAGCTAACTGGTGAACCTCATTGGTATGATATGTCTGTTAAAATTGAAGGCATTGTTACTGGCGAGAAGAAGCTTCCGCCTAACGTTGATTTCTATTCTGCATCTGTTTACCACAGCTTAGGAATTGACCATGATTTAATGACGCCAATCTTTGCTGTCAGCCGTGTTTCTGGCTGGTTGGCACATATTTTAGAACAATATGATAACAATCGTTTAATCCGTCCAAGAGCAGAATACACTGGTCCTGGAATGCAAAAATATGTTCCAATCGAAGAAAGAGTTTAA
- the icd gene encoding NADP-dependent isocitrate dehydrogenase — protein MQGEKISVKNGVLNVPNNPIIPFIEGDGIGPDIWAASERVLDAAVEKAYKGERKIVWKEVLAGEKAFNQTGEWLPSETLDVINEYLIAIKGPLTTPVGGGIRSLNVALRQELDLFVCLRPVRWFEGVPSPVKRPQDTDMVIFRENTEDIYAGIEYEKGSEAVQKLINFLQNEMGVNKIRFPETSGIGIKPVSEEGTSRLVRSAINYAIKEGRKSLTLVHKGNIMKYTEGAFKNWGYELAEKEFGDKVFTWAQYDRIKAEQGVDAANKAQSEAEAAGKIIVKDAIADIFLQQILTRPREFDVVATMNLNGDYISDALAAQVGGIGIAPGANINYETGHAIFEATHGTAPKYAGLDKVNPSSVILSGVLMLEHLGWNEAADMVIKSVEKTISSKVVTYDFARLMEGATEVKTSEFADELIKNME, from the coding sequence ATGCAAGGCGAAAAAATTTCAGTTAAAAATGGTGTACTAAACGTACCAAACAACCCAATCATCCCATTCATCGAAGGTGACGGTATTGGACCAGATATTTGGGCCGCTTCTGAAAGAGTATTAGATGCAGCGGTTGAAAAGGCATATAAAGGCGAGCGCAAAATTGTTTGGAAAGAAGTTCTAGCTGGAGAAAAAGCATTCAACCAAACAGGTGAATGGCTTCCATCAGAAACACTTGATGTAATCAACGAATACTTGATTGCGATCAAAGGTCCACTAACTACTCCTGTCGGCGGTGGAATTCGTTCATTAAACGTTGCTCTACGTCAAGAGTTAGACTTGTTTGTATGCTTACGTCCAGTAAGATGGTTTGAAGGTGTACCTTCACCAGTTAAGCGTCCTCAAGATACAGATATGGTAATCTTCCGTGAAAACACTGAAGATATTTATGCTGGTATCGAATATGAAAAAGGATCAGAAGCAGTTCAAAAATTAATCAACTTCCTACAAAATGAAATGGGAGTAAATAAAATCAGATTCCCTGAGACTTCAGGTATCGGTATCAAGCCTGTTTCAGAGGAAGGTACTTCCCGTCTTGTACGTTCTGCTATTAACTATGCAATCAAAGAAGGCCGTAAGTCTCTTACACTAGTGCATAAAGGTAACATCATGAAGTACACCGAGGGTGCTTTTAAAAACTGGGGTTACGAGCTTGCAGAAAAAGAATTTGGAGATAAAGTATTCACTTGGGCTCAATACGACCGCATTAAAGCTGAGCAAGGCGTAGATGCTGCAAACAAGGCACAATCAGAAGCAGAAGCTGCTGGTAAAATCATCGTAAAAGATGCGATTGCTGATATCTTCTTACAACAAATTCTTACTCGCCCACGTGAGTTTGATGTAGTTGCTACAATGAACTTAAACGGAGACTATATTTCTGATGCTCTTGCAGCACAAGTTGGTGGAATTGGTATTGCTCCAGGAGCAAACATCAACTATGAAACAGGACATGCTATTTTCGAAGCTACACACGGTACTGCTCCTAAATACGCAGGTCTTGATAAAGTAAACCCTTCTTCTGTGATCTTATCAGGTGTTTTAATGCTTGAGCACTTAGGTTGGAATGAAGCAGCAGATATGGTCATAAAATCAGTTGAGAAGACAATTTCATCTAAAGTTGTTACTTACGATTTCGCTCGTTTGATGGAAGGCGCAACTGAAGTAAAAACATCTGAATTTGCAGATGAATTAATTAAGAACATGGAATAA
- the mdh gene encoding malate dehydrogenase, with the protein MSLKRKKVSVIGSGFTGATTAFLLAQKELGDVVLVDIPQMENPTKGKALDMLEASPVQGFDSNITGTSNYEDTRDSDIVVITAGIARKPGMSRDDLVQTNQKVMKSVTQEIVKFSPNCTILVLTNPVDAMTYTVFKESGFPKNRVIGQSGVLDTARFRTFVAQELNLSVKDITGFVLGGHGDDMVPLVRYSYAGGIPLETLIPKDRLEAIVERTRKGGGEIVNLLGNGSAYYAPAASLVEMCEAILKDQRRVLPSIAYLEGEFGYEGIYLGVPTILGANGIEKVIELELTAEEKAALDKSVESVRNVMNVLV; encoded by the coding sequence ATGTCATTAAAACGTAAAAAGGTTTCGGTAATTGGCAGCGGATTCACAGGTGCGACAACAGCATTTTTGCTTGCACAAAAAGAGCTAGGTGATGTAGTTTTAGTTGATATTCCTCAAATGGAAAACCCAACTAAAGGTAAAGCATTAGATATGCTTGAAGCAAGCCCTGTTCAAGGCTTCGACTCAAACATTACTGGTACATCTAATTACGAAGACACACGCGATTCTGATATTGTAGTTATTACTGCAGGTATTGCACGTAAACCAGGCATGAGCCGTGATGATTTAGTGCAGACAAACCAAAAGGTCATGAAAAGTGTAACCCAGGAGATTGTGAAATTTTCTCCAAACTGTACTATTCTTGTTTTGACGAACCCTGTTGATGCTATGACATACACAGTATTTAAAGAGTCTGGATTCCCTAAGAACCGGGTAATCGGTCAATCAGGTGTTCTTGATACTGCCCGTTTCCGTACATTTGTTGCGCAAGAATTAAATCTTTCTGTAAAAGATATTACAGGCTTTGTTCTTGGTGGTCACGGAGATGACATGGTACCATTAGTTCGTTATTCTTATGCAGGTGGTATTCCATTAGAAACACTTATTCCAAAAGATCGTTTAGAAGCAATTGTTGAACGTACTAGAAAAGGTGGCGGCGAAATCGTAAACCTTCTTGGTAACGGTAGTGCCTACTATGCACCTGCTGCTTCATTAGTAGAAATGTGTGAAGCGATTCTAAAAGACCAACGTCGCGTATTACCTTCCATTGCCTATCTAGAAGGAGAATTTGGCTACGAGGGTATTTACCTTGGGGTTCCAACCATCCTTGGAGCAAATGGTATTGAAAAGGTAATTGAATTAGAACTTACTGCTGAAGAAAAAGCAGCGCTAGATAAGTCAGTTGAATCCGTTCGCAATGTAATGAACGTATTAGTATAA
- a CDS encoding MaoC/PaaZ C-terminal domain-containing protein gives MLLGKKRKLGRKIEEITIGEKLSLTEKIEDKDILLYLGLTDDANPLYIQHDYASQTPFEKPLVPSIMLTGIITSAISKYLPGPGSHVVSQEIDFPKPVYHYGTIEFLFEVIDVQNKEHTILISVVGTNEKNETVIQGKIKVCPPHRLQDFHGKALENF, from the coding sequence ATGCTTTTAGGAAAAAAAAGAAAGTTAGGCAGAAAGATAGAAGAAATAACGATTGGTGAAAAATTATCACTAACAGAAAAAATAGAAGACAAGGATATCCTTCTTTATCTAGGATTAACAGATGATGCCAACCCTTTATACATACAACATGATTATGCATCACAAACACCATTTGAAAAACCGCTTGTACCAAGTATCATGCTAACCGGGATCATCACTTCGGCTATCTCTAAATACTTACCGGGCCCGGGAAGCCATGTAGTAAGCCAGGAAATCGACTTTCCGAAGCCAGTTTACCATTACGGAACAATTGAATTTCTGTTTGAAGTCATTGATGTTCAAAACAAAGAACATACGATTCTCATCAGTGTTGTAGGAACCAATGAGAAAAACGAGACAGTCATTCAAGGAAAAATAAAAGTTTGCCCGCCACATCGCTTGCAAGATTTCCACGGAAAAGCATTAGAGAATTTTTAA
- a CDS encoding response regulator transcription factor — translation MKNKVLVVDDEQSIVTLLQYNLEQAGFEVLTAMDGQEGKEIAETKSPDIIVLDLMLPILDGMEVCKQLRQKNIMTPILMLTAKDDELDKIIGLELGADDYMVKPFSPREVIARVKAILRRTQVQTEATEQVEKNLDEQIEIGKLKIFPEKYEAYVKEELLELTLKEFELLLYLAQNKGRVLSRDQLLSAVWNYEFAGDTRIVDVHISHLREKIEEETKKPVYIKTLRGLGYKLEGPKEE, via the coding sequence ATGAAAAACAAAGTACTTGTTGTAGATGATGAACAATCAATTGTGACGTTACTTCAATATAATTTAGAGCAGGCAGGCTTTGAGGTTTTAACAGCTATGGATGGACAAGAAGGGAAAGAAATAGCAGAAACTAAATCTCCTGATATTATTGTATTAGACTTAATGCTTCCCATTTTAGATGGAATGGAAGTTTGCAAACAGCTCCGTCAAAAAAATATTATGACGCCTATTTTAATGTTAACGGCAAAAGATGATGAATTGGATAAAATTATTGGTTTAGAGCTCGGTGCAGATGACTATATGGTTAAACCTTTTAGTCCAAGAGAAGTAATTGCCCGTGTGAAAGCCATCCTAAGAAGAACACAAGTTCAAACCGAGGCTACGGAACAAGTGGAAAAAAATCTTGATGAACAGATTGAAATTGGTAAGCTAAAGATCTTTCCGGAGAAATATGAAGCCTACGTTAAGGAGGAACTTCTTGAATTAACATTAAAAGAGTTTGAATTACTGCTTTACTTAGCACAGAATAAAGGCAGGGTCTTATCGAGAGATCAGTTATTAAGTGCGGTTTGGAATTATGAGTTTGCTGGCGATACTAGAATCGTTGATGTACATATCTCACACCTTAGAGAAAAAATTGAAGAGGAAACGAAGAAGCCCGTCTATATTAAGACACTTCGTGGTCTGGGTTATAAGTTGGAGGGACCAAAAGAGGAATGA
- the pnpS gene encoding two-component system histidine kinase PnpS — MTKSRKRLLIALVFINTVLVLIGVWLIHLFRNEVFDLLKDHFKIEMLLILFLILVIALIAVSFLCIRTTSRFTKQIEAATDVAIQLANGNYRARTSASKLDGAGVLGSSINMLAENLQELTKSQEMQQDRLSALIENMGAGLVLIDSRGFINLINKGFVEIFHLDPSKYLNKLYYEVVDSEEICHLVAEVFRTEQKVNKQLSIPLLIERKFFMVYGVPIIGKNNVWKGVLLVFHDITELKKLEQMRKDFVANVSHELKTPVTSIKGFTETLLDGAMNNKETLESFLSIILKESDRLQTLIQELLDLSKIEQQGFQLVLREVDVKILLEEVITLLSGKAEAKNISLEFYCKQEKVQIIGDVDRLKQVFINLIVNAITYTPAGGEVKIILLEHNDRVRIHVKDSGVGIKKEEIPRIFERFYRVDRARSRNSGGTGLGLAIVKHLVEAHHGQISVRSNLGEGSEFILELHKYLK; from the coding sequence ATGACAAAATCACGGAAAAGACTCTTAATTGCACTAGTTTTCATAAATACAGTGTTAGTCTTGATAGGTGTCTGGCTGATTCACTTATTTAGAAACGAAGTTTTTGATTTATTAAAGGATCATTTTAAGATTGAGATGTTGCTTATTCTATTTCTCATCCTTGTCATTGCCTTAATCGCTGTCAGTTTTCTATGTATCAGGACGACCTCTAGGTTTACAAAGCAGATTGAGGCAGCAACGGATGTGGCGATACAGTTAGCAAATGGAAATTACCGGGCAAGAACCTCTGCAAGTAAGCTCGATGGAGCGGGTGTGTTAGGGTCTTCCATCAATATGCTGGCGGAGAACCTACAAGAACTGACCAAATCGCAAGAAATGCAGCAGGATCGTTTAAGTGCGTTAATTGAAAATATGGGTGCAGGATTAGTTTTAATTGATAGCCGTGGATTTATCAATCTCATAAACAAGGGATTTGTTGAAATCTTTCACTTGGATCCTTCTAAATACTTAAACAAACTCTATTATGAAGTAGTTGATTCCGAAGAAATATGTCACCTGGTTGCTGAAGTGTTCCGAACCGAACAGAAGGTAAATAAGCAATTATCGATTCCTTTATTGATAGAAAGAAAATTTTTTATGGTTTATGGTGTACCTATTATTGGGAAAAACAATGTATGGAAAGGGGTATTACTTGTTTTTCATGATATTACGGAGCTAAAAAAACTCGAACAAATGCGTAAGGATTTCGTTGCGAATGTTTCGCATGAATTGAAGACCCCTGTTACGTCTATTAAGGGTTTTACCGAAACACTTTTGGATGGAGCAATGAATAATAAAGAGACGCTAGAATCATTTTTATCTATTATCTTAAAAGAAAGTGATCGTCTTCAAACACTTATTCAAGAGCTATTAGATCTTTCAAAAATCGAGCAGCAGGGATTCCAATTAGTCCTAAGGGAAGTAGATGTAAAGATTCTGCTTGAAGAGGTAATCACGCTTTTAAGTGGGAAGGCAGAAGCTAAGAACATAAGCCTTGAATTTTATTGTAAACAGGAAAAGGTACAAATCATTGGTGATGTGGACCGGTTAAAACAAGTGTTCATCAATTTAATTGTGAATGCCATTACATATACACCAGCTGGGGGCGAAGTGAAAATCATCCTTCTGGAACACAATGACAGGGTTCGAATTCATGTGAAGGACTCTGGTGTTGGGATAAAGAAAGAAGAGATACCAAGAATATTTGAGCGTTTTTATCGTGTAGACCGTGCTAGAAGCCGTAATTCAGGTGGGACAGGCCTCGGCTTAGCTATTGTTAAACACTTAGTAGAAGCTCATCACGGGCAGATCAGTGTACGAAGCAACTTAGGAGAAGGCAGTGAGTTTATCCTTGAGCTTCATAAATATTTGAAATGA